A single region of the Mannheimia bovis genome encodes:
- the radC gene encoding RadC family protein: MNDFFDEDSQKPTIMPREKLLTHGAAALTDAELLAIFLRTGTKDVPVMTLAESVLMVFGSLRQLLNADIDEFCKIYGLGKTKYIQLQASKEMTKRYLAQQMEFSEMIQAPYMAIMYFQTELEEEEREVFMVLFLDNQNRLIYKEKMFFGTINQTAVHPREIIKRALKYNAAAIIVAHNHPSGSCLPSESDRSLTKKIKMACELVDIRFVDHIIVGKGDYFSFEEEKLDIQTH; this comes from the coding sequence ATGAACGATTTTTTTGATGAAGATTCTCAAAAGCCAACGATAATGCCGCGTGAGAAATTATTAACTCACGGGGCAGCAGCTTTAACAGATGCGGAATTATTAGCAATTTTCTTACGGACAGGTACAAAAGATGTCCCTGTAATGACATTGGCAGAAAGCGTATTAATGGTGTTTGGTTCATTGCGTCAATTACTCAATGCCGATATTGATGAATTTTGTAAAATTTATGGATTAGGTAAAACGAAATATATTCAGCTACAAGCCTCCAAAGAAATGACTAAACGCTATTTGGCTCAACAAATGGAATTTAGTGAGATGATTCAAGCCCCTTATATGGCAATAATGTATTTTCAAACGGAATTGGAGGAAGAAGAGCGTGAAGTGTTTATGGTATTGTTTTTGGATAATCAAAATCGTTTGATTTATAAAGAAAAGATGTTTTTTGGTACGATAAACCAAACAGCGGTTCACCCGCGAGAAATTATTAAAAGAGCTTTGAAATATAATGCAGCGGCAATTATTGTGGCACATAATCACCCTTCTGGTTCTTGTTTACCTAGCGAGTCGGATAGAAGTTTAACCAAAAAGATAAAAATGGCGTGTGAGCTGGTCGATATTCGTTTTGTGGATCATATTATTGTAGGGAAAGGAGACTATTTTTCATTTGAGGAAGAAAAGTTAGATATTCAAACCCATTAA
- the rpmB gene encoding 50S ribosomal protein L28: MSRVCQVTGKRPAVGNNRSHAMNATKRRFLPNLHTHRFWVESENRFVTLRLTAKGMRIIDKKGIDAVLAEIRARGEKI; the protein is encoded by the coding sequence ATGTCAAGAGTTTGCCAAGTAACCGGCAAGCGTCCAGCAGTTGGTAACAACCGCTCACACGCAATGAACGCGACTAAACGTCGTTTCTTACCAAACCTTCACACTCACCGTTTCTGGGTTGAGAGCGAAAACCGTTTCGTAACTTTACGCTTAACAGCGAAAGGTATGCGTATTATTGATAAAAAAGGCATTGATGCAGTATTAGCTGAGATCCGTGCTCGTGGCGAAAAAATCTAA